A part of Silurus meridionalis isolate SWU-2019-XX chromosome 18, ASM1480568v1, whole genome shotgun sequence genomic DNA contains:
- the si:zfos-932h1.3 gene encoding zinc finger protein with KRAB and SCAN domains 7 isoform X1, with translation MAEFVVDKQEGPTLEASGLRLPLSSVRLLVPPLRLMSAFMWQVVQEKNLVHYGKLEEFVCMVTESVPHLLTYRQRVQLILGLRARMILEMLHKPEDVKLVQMHLDRMRLPDIPTGCSVDVDSDFELSVCNFKALVLALLKDPAEKVYFFQEVFPVEYGPRYDSALKELMWELLSRLERLFPVPDFKETISWLTPAPAGMDECMQSEPKHLKALFEQHKVVSSMDHQNWAKGSSLDALNATSGDCIISSLSVPPSTHMAVTTESMVYHIQPTTVTILSQTALGQLGSEAIIVTDYSEVELDSTEVAEEPVDRCVEVHAGSTSVVEVLRNQAAVEEEEIITVSRHVKFPKDPESNRSSEEDERSLCEKSTQCEIISDVNDLRSTGNDHSNDSDGERHNKELRERTKDAPQPPVCQEDVGEPDPAQDKSMGLTCKDQAVPERRGRGRPRKNTLVPKLVQNGRRGRRPKTGKNTEKKKNEDIGEKNDGKSETFKTEHEGTENTVLSCDPNTARPINTETSENPRARYVCNTCGRKFTRTSDVRRHQLTHTGERPFRCAHCEKTFQHAWDLTKHCRKFHGEATFSCCLCPNQFVNFRSLTAHHKKSHGGELPHYCSICGQASVSEAALVQHRKTHSATQQYVCEQCGEGFDTLLQRSVHRQSHRMHRKFKCPQCDKTYSRQADVKRHLLSHTGERPHPCNLCGKSFALRAGLQKHQLTHTGERPFPCPHCPKAFNLLSIMRRHERMHTGERPFLCSQCGKRFLSLGELLKHDKSHTDARPHVCTQCQKRFKSKRALHEHVLSHSGMRPYPCKYCDKTFSKPFALNRHHLMHTGERPFACLHCEKTFLTSAELALHKRVHTGERPYVCPECPWKFRSSSELARHRRTHGQQRAYSCSYCPKIYTGISKLKNHMRMHTGEDNTKCPEDISHTVEVQEFTLTEGDATESLS, from the exons ATGGCTGAATTTGTTGTGGATAAACAAGAAGGACCGACACTGGAAGCCTCAG GTCTCAGGCTTCCTCTGTCCTCAGTGCGTCTGCTGGTTCCTCCTCTGCGCCTGATGTCTGCGTTTATGTGGCAGGTGGTGCAGGAGAAAAACCTGGTGCATTATGGGAAACTGGaggagtttgtgtgtatggttACGGAGAGCGTGCCACACCTTCTGACTTACAGACAAAGAGTTCAGCTCATCCTGGGACTGAGGGCACGG ATGATCTTGGAGATGCTCCACAAGCCGGAGGATGTGAAACTCGTCCAGATGCACTTGGACAGAATGAGGCTTCCTGATATTCCGACCGGATGTTCTGTC gaTGTAGACTCGGATTTTGAGCTCTCTGTGTGTAACTTTAAGGCGCTCGTCCTCGCGCTGTTGAAGGATCCTGCAGAAAAAGTCTATTTCTTTCAG GAGGTGTTTCCTGTGGAATATGGTCCACGCTATGACTCCGCGCTGAAGGAACTGATGTGGGAGCTGCTTTCCCGTCTCGAGAGGCTCTTTCCCGTTCCAGACTTTAAAGAG ACTATATCTTGGCTCACTCCTGCCCCTGCTGGTATGGATGAATGCATGCAGTCTGAGCCCAAACACCTGAAAGCTCTGTTTGAGCAGCACAAAGTCGTCAGCAGCATGGACCATCAAAACTGGGCTAAAGGTTCCTCGTTAG ATGCTCTGAATGCTACCTCAGGAGACTGTATAATCTCTTCGCTTTCTGTCCCTCCGTCGACACACATGGCTGTCACTACTGAATCCATGGTTTACCACATCCAGCCGACCACTGTGACCATCCTGAGCCAGACCGCCCTGGGCCAGTTGGGCTCCGAAGCCATCATTGTGACTGATTACTCAGAGGTTGAGTTGGACAGCACTGAAGTGGCCGAGGAACCGGTGGACAGGTGCGTAGAGGTGCACGCCGGAAGCACCTCGGTGGTGGAGGTTCTCCGCAACCAAGCTGCTGTTGAAGAAGAGGAGATCATTACTGTGAGCCGACACGTCAAATTTCCCAAAGATCCAGAGAGCAACCGCAGCAGTGAGGAGGACGAGAGAAGTCTTTGTGAGAAATCTACTCAATGCGAAATCATCAGTGACGTGAACGATCTCAGGAGCACGGGGAATGATCACTCAAATGATTCTGACGGGGAAAGACACAATAAAGAGCTCAGGGAAAGAACCAAAGATGCACCGCAGCCTCCTGTATGTCAGGAGGACGTCGGAGAACCTGATCCTGCTCAGGATAAGAGCATGGGCTTAACCTGCAAGGACCAGGCAGTGCCGGAGCGAAGGGGGCGTGGAAGACCGAGGAAGAACACCCTGGTACCAAAGCTGGTTCAGAACGGGAGACGAGGGAGACGACCCAAAACGggaaaaaacacagagaaaaa GAAAAATGAAGacattggagaaaaaaatg ATGGAAAGTCCGAGACGTTCAAGACTGAACACGAGGGTACGGAAAACACGGTCCTGTCTTGTGACCCGAACACGGCGAGACCCATAAATACTGAAACGTCCGAAAATCCCCGTGCCCGGTACGTTTGCAACACGTGTGGCCGCAAGTTCACTCGCACGTCGGATGTCCGGCGGCATCAGCTGACCCACACGGGCGAGCGGCCGTTCCGTTGCGCTCACTGCGAGAAGACGTTCCAGCACGCGTGGGATCTGACTAAGCACTGCCGTAAGTTTCATGGTGAAGCAACGTTCTCTTGCTGCCTCTGTCCGAATCAGTTCGTCAATTTCCGCTCCCTGACTGCACACCATAAGAAGAGCCACGGCGGCGAGCTGCCTCATTACTGCTCCATCTGCGGGCAGGCCAGTGTCAGTGAGGCTGCTCTCGTGCAGCACCGGAAAACGCACAGCGCTACTCAGCAGTATGTTTGCGAGCAATGCGGCGAAGGCTTTGACACTTTACTGCAGCGCTCGGTCCACAGACAGAGCCACCGCATGCACCGCAAGTTTAAATGTCCGCAGTGTGACAAGACGTACTCGCGACAGGCGGACGTGAAGCGCCACCTGCTGAGCCACACGGGTGAGCGGCCGCATCCATGCAACCTGTGTGGAAAAAGCTTCGCGCTCCGGGCCGGCCTCCAGAAACACCAGCTCACTCACACAGGTGAGAGGCCGTTCCCTTGCCCTCACTGCCCCAAGGCATTCAACCTGCTCTCCATCATGCGTCGACACGAGCGCATGCACACGGGAGAGCGCCCGTTCCTGTGTTCGCAATGCGGCAAGCGCTTCCTGTCGCTCGGAGAACTCCTCAAGCACGACAAGTCGCACACGGATGCCCGGCCGCACGTGTGCACTCAGTGCCAGAAGAGATTCAAGTCGAAGCGGGCTCTGCACGAGCACGTTCTCAGCCACAGCGGCATGCGCCCGTATCCCTGCAAATACTGCGACAAGACGTTCTCTAAGCCTTTCGCTTTGAACCGCCACCATTTGATGCACACGGGCGAGAGACCCTTCGCGTGCTTGCACTGCGAGAAGACCTTCCTGACGTCGGCCGAGTTGGCCTTGCACAAGCGCGTGCACACCGGAGAGCGGCCCTACGTCTGCCCAGAGTGCCCCTGGAAGTTTCGGAGTTCCTCTGAGTTGGCGCGTCACCGGCGCACTCACGGCCAGCAGAGGGCGTACTCCTGCAGCTACTGTCCCAAAATCTACACTGGCATATCGAAATTGAAAAACCACATGCGAATGCACACTGGGGAGGACAACACAAAGTGCCCTGAGGACATTAGCCATACAGTAGAAGTCCAAGAGTTTACTCTGACAGAGGGCGACGCTACTGAGAGCCTCTCATGA
- the si:zfos-932h1.3 gene encoding zinc finger protein 497 isoform X2 — MILEMLHKPEDVKLVQMHLDRMRLPDIPTGCSVDVDSDFELSVCNFKALVLALLKDPAEKVYFFQEVFPVEYGPRYDSALKELMWELLSRLERLFPVPDFKETISWLTPAPAGMDECMQSEPKHLKALFEQHKVVSSMDHQNWAKGSSLDALNATSGDCIISSLSVPPSTHMAVTTESMVYHIQPTTVTILSQTALGQLGSEAIIVTDYSEVELDSTEVAEEPVDRCVEVHAGSTSVVEVLRNQAAVEEEEIITVSRHVKFPKDPESNRSSEEDERSLCEKSTQCEIISDVNDLRSTGNDHSNDSDGERHNKELRERTKDAPQPPVCQEDVGEPDPAQDKSMGLTCKDQAVPERRGRGRPRKNTLVPKLVQNGRRGRRPKTGKNTEKKKNEDIGEKNDGKSETFKTEHEGTENTVLSCDPNTARPINTETSENPRARYVCNTCGRKFTRTSDVRRHQLTHTGERPFRCAHCEKTFQHAWDLTKHCRKFHGEATFSCCLCPNQFVNFRSLTAHHKKSHGGELPHYCSICGQASVSEAALVQHRKTHSATQQYVCEQCGEGFDTLLQRSVHRQSHRMHRKFKCPQCDKTYSRQADVKRHLLSHTGERPHPCNLCGKSFALRAGLQKHQLTHTGERPFPCPHCPKAFNLLSIMRRHERMHTGERPFLCSQCGKRFLSLGELLKHDKSHTDARPHVCTQCQKRFKSKRALHEHVLSHSGMRPYPCKYCDKTFSKPFALNRHHLMHTGERPFACLHCEKTFLTSAELALHKRVHTGERPYVCPECPWKFRSSSELARHRRTHGQQRAYSCSYCPKIYTGISKLKNHMRMHTGEDNTKCPEDISHTVEVQEFTLTEGDATESLS; from the exons ATGATCTTGGAGATGCTCCACAAGCCGGAGGATGTGAAACTCGTCCAGATGCACTTGGACAGAATGAGGCTTCCTGATATTCCGACCGGATGTTCTGTC gaTGTAGACTCGGATTTTGAGCTCTCTGTGTGTAACTTTAAGGCGCTCGTCCTCGCGCTGTTGAAGGATCCTGCAGAAAAAGTCTATTTCTTTCAG GAGGTGTTTCCTGTGGAATATGGTCCACGCTATGACTCCGCGCTGAAGGAACTGATGTGGGAGCTGCTTTCCCGTCTCGAGAGGCTCTTTCCCGTTCCAGACTTTAAAGAG ACTATATCTTGGCTCACTCCTGCCCCTGCTGGTATGGATGAATGCATGCAGTCTGAGCCCAAACACCTGAAAGCTCTGTTTGAGCAGCACAAAGTCGTCAGCAGCATGGACCATCAAAACTGGGCTAAAGGTTCCTCGTTAG ATGCTCTGAATGCTACCTCAGGAGACTGTATAATCTCTTCGCTTTCTGTCCCTCCGTCGACACACATGGCTGTCACTACTGAATCCATGGTTTACCACATCCAGCCGACCACTGTGACCATCCTGAGCCAGACCGCCCTGGGCCAGTTGGGCTCCGAAGCCATCATTGTGACTGATTACTCAGAGGTTGAGTTGGACAGCACTGAAGTGGCCGAGGAACCGGTGGACAGGTGCGTAGAGGTGCACGCCGGAAGCACCTCGGTGGTGGAGGTTCTCCGCAACCAAGCTGCTGTTGAAGAAGAGGAGATCATTACTGTGAGCCGACACGTCAAATTTCCCAAAGATCCAGAGAGCAACCGCAGCAGTGAGGAGGACGAGAGAAGTCTTTGTGAGAAATCTACTCAATGCGAAATCATCAGTGACGTGAACGATCTCAGGAGCACGGGGAATGATCACTCAAATGATTCTGACGGGGAAAGACACAATAAAGAGCTCAGGGAAAGAACCAAAGATGCACCGCAGCCTCCTGTATGTCAGGAGGACGTCGGAGAACCTGATCCTGCTCAGGATAAGAGCATGGGCTTAACCTGCAAGGACCAGGCAGTGCCGGAGCGAAGGGGGCGTGGAAGACCGAGGAAGAACACCCTGGTACCAAAGCTGGTTCAGAACGGGAGACGAGGGAGACGACCCAAAACGggaaaaaacacagagaaaaa GAAAAATGAAGacattggagaaaaaaatg ATGGAAAGTCCGAGACGTTCAAGACTGAACACGAGGGTACGGAAAACACGGTCCTGTCTTGTGACCCGAACACGGCGAGACCCATAAATACTGAAACGTCCGAAAATCCCCGTGCCCGGTACGTTTGCAACACGTGTGGCCGCAAGTTCACTCGCACGTCGGATGTCCGGCGGCATCAGCTGACCCACACGGGCGAGCGGCCGTTCCGTTGCGCTCACTGCGAGAAGACGTTCCAGCACGCGTGGGATCTGACTAAGCACTGCCGTAAGTTTCATGGTGAAGCAACGTTCTCTTGCTGCCTCTGTCCGAATCAGTTCGTCAATTTCCGCTCCCTGACTGCACACCATAAGAAGAGCCACGGCGGCGAGCTGCCTCATTACTGCTCCATCTGCGGGCAGGCCAGTGTCAGTGAGGCTGCTCTCGTGCAGCACCGGAAAACGCACAGCGCTACTCAGCAGTATGTTTGCGAGCAATGCGGCGAAGGCTTTGACACTTTACTGCAGCGCTCGGTCCACAGACAGAGCCACCGCATGCACCGCAAGTTTAAATGTCCGCAGTGTGACAAGACGTACTCGCGACAGGCGGACGTGAAGCGCCACCTGCTGAGCCACACGGGTGAGCGGCCGCATCCATGCAACCTGTGTGGAAAAAGCTTCGCGCTCCGGGCCGGCCTCCAGAAACACCAGCTCACTCACACAGGTGAGAGGCCGTTCCCTTGCCCTCACTGCCCCAAGGCATTCAACCTGCTCTCCATCATGCGTCGACACGAGCGCATGCACACGGGAGAGCGCCCGTTCCTGTGTTCGCAATGCGGCAAGCGCTTCCTGTCGCTCGGAGAACTCCTCAAGCACGACAAGTCGCACACGGATGCCCGGCCGCACGTGTGCACTCAGTGCCAGAAGAGATTCAAGTCGAAGCGGGCTCTGCACGAGCACGTTCTCAGCCACAGCGGCATGCGCCCGTATCCCTGCAAATACTGCGACAAGACGTTCTCTAAGCCTTTCGCTTTGAACCGCCACCATTTGATGCACACGGGCGAGAGACCCTTCGCGTGCTTGCACTGCGAGAAGACCTTCCTGACGTCGGCCGAGTTGGCCTTGCACAAGCGCGTGCACACCGGAGAGCGGCCCTACGTCTGCCCAGAGTGCCCCTGGAAGTTTCGGAGTTCCTCTGAGTTGGCGCGTCACCGGCGCACTCACGGCCAGCAGAGGGCGTACTCCTGCAGCTACTGTCCCAAAATCTACACTGGCATATCGAAATTGAAAAACCACATGCGAATGCACACTGGGGAGGACAACACAAAGTGCCCTGAGGACATTAGCCATACAGTAGAAGTCCAAGAGTTTACTCTGACAGAGGGCGACGCTACTGAGAGCCTCTCATGA
- the si:dkey-14k9.3 gene encoding C2H2-type zinc finger protein isoform X1 produces the protein MEVLGQENTKDPPLLASLRLLIPPLRLISAVLWRVVQQQDVMQYGMLADFVTLVTEAVPELFSPTNAVQLVLGLRAKLILELCYRDEPADACVQPHLNSVQTVLRLVKQVESTGFEEAGDHFVEVVETLIKDAEQKEHFFQNVFPVVFGPSYDSALQRLLWDFLSRLERFLPVPDLLQTAAWIRSESSALKDCEESIRNPENLKSLLHHHKCLGHLDTCVSSSLARDGDCILSALSGKKPRVAQMKPSDGPHAPTPPSEMTMCLMDATDVETVVVTSDWTGIEICSNQDEDEEDPHLGADCKESKGNTEEREIRAEKITEKRLEDRNGSVGCRTAGEEELQCDAEESPSITSPVKSTQTVTRRSARKPKQTWKLKLVNLQTQKRKNGAETRHKREKTLRSSRDETEIRREQVASDDGDAAETSGSADHVTSDRNAVFAELSSRTFSCPQCPFTHVQERYVKSHMKKVHPVSPSTGEKEPHVCCVCGKGYRYPGMLRAHERSHTGEQPFQCTAPHCGRRFSYVQALRRHRLVHGHKNTSEEADETEDWMYSCLYCSESFSSLSARREHHKTHPEDELKRCSDCGKRLSCQAALIRHKRGHVGERQHRCLLCSSSFVCATSFKRHMMVHKPERPYRCSCGKGFTYKGALVSHQRTHTAERRYRCSRCSRCFLYPGELRKHERTHSDEKPYLCPHCGKSFKRERILRAHVAGHTEDKIFKCSTCDKRFSYKASLTRHELTHTGERPFLCSDCGKTFFSFGELLKHQRYHTGIKPFQCSHCDKSFTQACYLQLHTRYHTGVRPYTCPQCNKSFFTSCRLKRHAQIHTDEKPFECAECGKRFRQAYVLKVHRRTHLEKELRV, from the exons ATGGAAGTTTTAGGGCAGGAGAACACCAAGG ATCCTCCTCTCCTGGCCTCTCTGCGTCTCCTGATCCCACCTCTGCGCCTGATCTCGGCAGTCCTGTGGCGGGTCGTGCAGCAGCAGGATGTAATGCAGTACGGGATGCTCGCCGACTTCGTGACGTTGGTTACTGAAGCCGTGCCGGAGCTTTTTAGTCCAACCAACGCTGTTCAGCTTGTTCTGGGCCTGAGAGCAAAG CTAATTCTGGAGCTGTGCTACAGGGATGAACCGGCAGACGCGTGTGTCCAGCCTCACCTCAACAGCGTCCAGACGGTTCTTCGTCTGGTCAAACAG GTGGAGAGCACGGGGTTCGAAGAGGCAGGAGATCACTTTGTGGAAGTGGTTGAGACGCTCATCAAAGATGCTGAGCAGAAAGAACATTTCTTCCAG AACGTGTTTCCAGTGGTGTTTGGCCCCAGCTATGACTCCGCCCTTCAGAGATTGCTGTGGGACTTCCTGTCCCGACTGGAGCGCTTCCTGCCAGTGCCAGACCTCCTTCAG ACGGCGGCCTGGATCAGGTCCGAGTCTTCTGCTTTGAAAGACTGTGAGGAATCCATCAGGAACCCAGAAAACTTGAAATCGCTGCTCCATCACCATAAGTGCCTTGGACATCTGGACACATGTG TCTCCTCATCATTGGCGCGAGATGGTGACTGCATCCTGAGCGCTTTGTctggaaaaaaacccagagTGGCTCAGATGAAGCCAAGCGATGGTCCACATGCTCCAACTCCTCCCAGTGAAATGACCATGTGTCTGATGGACGCAACCGACGTCGAGACGGTCGTCGTGACATCCGACTGGACGGGGATCGAAATATGTTCAAACCAAGACGAGGATGAAGAAGATCCGCATCTCGGTGCCGACTGCAAGGAGTCTAAAGGGAACACAGAGGAACGTGAAATCCGAGCCGAGAAAATCACAGAGAAGCGTTTGGAAGATCGCAATGGATCTGTAGGTTGCAGGACTGCAGGAGAAGAAGAACTGCAATGCGATGCTGAGGAGAGCCCGAGTATCACTTCTCCTGTGAAGTCTACCCAAACCGTGACCCGCAGGTCCGCTCGGAAACCTAAGCAGACGTGGAAGTTGAAATTAGTCAACCTTCAGACGCAGAAACGAAAGAATGGTGCGGAAACCCGACACAAGCGAGAGAAAACATTGAGGAGCTCCAGAGATGAGACGGAGATACGCCGAGAGCAGGTCGCTTCAGATGATGG agatgCTGCTGAGACATCGGGATCTGCTGATCACGTCACAAGCGACAGAAATGCAG TTTTTGCAGAGCTCTCGTCCAGGACGTTCTCCTGCCCTCAGTGCCCGTTTACACACGTTCAGGAGCGCTACGTGAAAAGTCACATGAAAAAAGTTCACCCGGTTTCACCGTCGACCGGCGAGAAAGAGCCTCACGTGTGTTGCGTGTGTGGTAAAGGTTACCGTTACCCGGGCATGCTGAGGGCGCACGAGCGCAGCCACACGGGCGAGCAGCCCTTCCAGTGTACGGCGCCCCACTGTGGCCGGCGCTTCTCCTACGTTCAAGCTCTACGGCGCCATCGTTTGGTTCATGGCCACAAAAACACCTCTGAAGAGGCAGACGAGACTGAAGACTGGATGTACAGCTGCCTGTACTGCAGCGAGAGCTTCAGCTCGCTCAGCGCTCGCCGCGAGCACCACAAGACTCATCCTGAGGATGAACTGAAGCGCTGCAGCGACTGCGGGAAGAGGCTGAGCTGTCAGGCAGCGCTGATCCGGCACAAGCGAGGCCACGTGGGCGAGCGCCAGCACAGGTGTCTGCTCTGCAGCTCCAGCTTTGTTTGCGCTACGAGTTTCAAGCGCCACATGATGGTGCACAAGCCTGAGCGTCCGTACCGCTGCAGCTGCGGGAAAGGCTTCACCTACAAAGGCGCTCTGGTCTCTCATCAGCGCACTCACACGGCCGAGCGGCGCTACAGGTGTTCCCGGTGCAGCAGGTGCTTCCTTTACCCCGGAGAACTCCGGAAGCACGAAAGGACGCACTCGGACGAGAAACCGTACCTGTGCCCGCACTGCGGAAAGAGTTTTAAAAGAGAGAGGATTCTCAGAGCGCACGTAGCCGGCCACACCGAGGATAAAATCTTCAAATGCTCCACATGCGACAAAAGATTCTCCTATAAAGCGAGCCTGACGAGGCACGAGCTCACGCACACGGGCGAACGGCCGTTCCTCTGCTCAGACTGCGGCAAAACGTTCTTCTCGTTCGGCGAGCTGCTGAAACACCAGCGCTACCACACAGGGATCAAACCGTTCCAGTGCTCACACTGCGACAAGAGCTTCACTCAGGCCTGCTACCTGCAGCTGCACACCAGGTACCACACAGGAGTGCGACCCTACACCTGCCCCCAGTGCAACAAGAGCTTCTTCACTTCCTGTCGCCTCAAACGACACGCGCAGATCCACACGGACGAGAAGCCGTTCGAGTGCGCCGAGTGCGGCAAGAGGTTCAGACAGGCGTACGTCCTGAAAGTCCACCGCCGCACTCATTTGGAGAAAGAACTCAGGGTTTAG
- the si:dkey-14k9.3 gene encoding C2H2-type zinc finger protein isoform X2: MMLIDVDVVPDPPLLASLRLLIPPLRLISAVLWRVVQQQDVMQYGMLADFVTLVTEAVPELFSPTNAVQLVLGLRAKLILELCYRDEPADACVQPHLNSVQTVLRLVKQVESTGFEEAGDHFVEVVETLIKDAEQKEHFFQNVFPVVFGPSYDSALQRLLWDFLSRLERFLPVPDLLQTAAWIRSESSALKDCEESIRNPENLKSLLHHHKCLGHLDTCVSSSLARDGDCILSALSGKKPRVAQMKPSDGPHAPTPPSEMTMCLMDATDVETVVVTSDWTGIEICSNQDEDEEDPHLGADCKESKGNTEEREIRAEKITEKRLEDRNGSVGCRTAGEEELQCDAEESPSITSPVKSTQTVTRRSARKPKQTWKLKLVNLQTQKRKNGAETRHKREKTLRSSRDETEIRREQVASDDGDAAETSGSADHVTSDRNAVFAELSSRTFSCPQCPFTHVQERYVKSHMKKVHPVSPSTGEKEPHVCCVCGKGYRYPGMLRAHERSHTGEQPFQCTAPHCGRRFSYVQALRRHRLVHGHKNTSEEADETEDWMYSCLYCSESFSSLSARREHHKTHPEDELKRCSDCGKRLSCQAALIRHKRGHVGERQHRCLLCSSSFVCATSFKRHMMVHKPERPYRCSCGKGFTYKGALVSHQRTHTAERRYRCSRCSRCFLYPGELRKHERTHSDEKPYLCPHCGKSFKRERILRAHVAGHTEDKIFKCSTCDKRFSYKASLTRHELTHTGERPFLCSDCGKTFFSFGELLKHQRYHTGIKPFQCSHCDKSFTQACYLQLHTRYHTGVRPYTCPQCNKSFFTSCRLKRHAQIHTDEKPFECAECGKRFRQAYVLKVHRRTHLEKELRV, translated from the exons ATGATGCTTATCGATGTGGATGTTGTTCCAGATCCTCCTCTCCTGGCCTCTCTGCGTCTCCTGATCCCACCTCTGCGCCTGATCTCGGCAGTCCTGTGGCGGGTCGTGCAGCAGCAGGATGTAATGCAGTACGGGATGCTCGCCGACTTCGTGACGTTGGTTACTGAAGCCGTGCCGGAGCTTTTTAGTCCAACCAACGCTGTTCAGCTTGTTCTGGGCCTGAGAGCAAAG CTAATTCTGGAGCTGTGCTACAGGGATGAACCGGCAGACGCGTGTGTCCAGCCTCACCTCAACAGCGTCCAGACGGTTCTTCGTCTGGTCAAACAG GTGGAGAGCACGGGGTTCGAAGAGGCAGGAGATCACTTTGTGGAAGTGGTTGAGACGCTCATCAAAGATGCTGAGCAGAAAGAACATTTCTTCCAG AACGTGTTTCCAGTGGTGTTTGGCCCCAGCTATGACTCCGCCCTTCAGAGATTGCTGTGGGACTTCCTGTCCCGACTGGAGCGCTTCCTGCCAGTGCCAGACCTCCTTCAG ACGGCGGCCTGGATCAGGTCCGAGTCTTCTGCTTTGAAAGACTGTGAGGAATCCATCAGGAACCCAGAAAACTTGAAATCGCTGCTCCATCACCATAAGTGCCTTGGACATCTGGACACATGTG TCTCCTCATCATTGGCGCGAGATGGTGACTGCATCCTGAGCGCTTTGTctggaaaaaaacccagagTGGCTCAGATGAAGCCAAGCGATGGTCCACATGCTCCAACTCCTCCCAGTGAAATGACCATGTGTCTGATGGACGCAACCGACGTCGAGACGGTCGTCGTGACATCCGACTGGACGGGGATCGAAATATGTTCAAACCAAGACGAGGATGAAGAAGATCCGCATCTCGGTGCCGACTGCAAGGAGTCTAAAGGGAACACAGAGGAACGTGAAATCCGAGCCGAGAAAATCACAGAGAAGCGTTTGGAAGATCGCAATGGATCTGTAGGTTGCAGGACTGCAGGAGAAGAAGAACTGCAATGCGATGCTGAGGAGAGCCCGAGTATCACTTCTCCTGTGAAGTCTACCCAAACCGTGACCCGCAGGTCCGCTCGGAAACCTAAGCAGACGTGGAAGTTGAAATTAGTCAACCTTCAGACGCAGAAACGAAAGAATGGTGCGGAAACCCGACACAAGCGAGAGAAAACATTGAGGAGCTCCAGAGATGAGACGGAGATACGCCGAGAGCAGGTCGCTTCAGATGATGG agatgCTGCTGAGACATCGGGATCTGCTGATCACGTCACAAGCGACAGAAATGCAG TTTTTGCAGAGCTCTCGTCCAGGACGTTCTCCTGCCCTCAGTGCCCGTTTACACACGTTCAGGAGCGCTACGTGAAAAGTCACATGAAAAAAGTTCACCCGGTTTCACCGTCGACCGGCGAGAAAGAGCCTCACGTGTGTTGCGTGTGTGGTAAAGGTTACCGTTACCCGGGCATGCTGAGGGCGCACGAGCGCAGCCACACGGGCGAGCAGCCCTTCCAGTGTACGGCGCCCCACTGTGGCCGGCGCTTCTCCTACGTTCAAGCTCTACGGCGCCATCGTTTGGTTCATGGCCACAAAAACACCTCTGAAGAGGCAGACGAGACTGAAGACTGGATGTACAGCTGCCTGTACTGCAGCGAGAGCTTCAGCTCGCTCAGCGCTCGCCGCGAGCACCACAAGACTCATCCTGAGGATGAACTGAAGCGCTGCAGCGACTGCGGGAAGAGGCTGAGCTGTCAGGCAGCGCTGATCCGGCACAAGCGAGGCCACGTGGGCGAGCGCCAGCACAGGTGTCTGCTCTGCAGCTCCAGCTTTGTTTGCGCTACGAGTTTCAAGCGCCACATGATGGTGCACAAGCCTGAGCGTCCGTACCGCTGCAGCTGCGGGAAAGGCTTCACCTACAAAGGCGCTCTGGTCTCTCATCAGCGCACTCACACGGCCGAGCGGCGCTACAGGTGTTCCCGGTGCAGCAGGTGCTTCCTTTACCCCGGAGAACTCCGGAAGCACGAAAGGACGCACTCGGACGAGAAACCGTACCTGTGCCCGCACTGCGGAAAGAGTTTTAAAAGAGAGAGGATTCTCAGAGCGCACGTAGCCGGCCACACCGAGGATAAAATCTTCAAATGCTCCACATGCGACAAAAGATTCTCCTATAAAGCGAGCCTGACGAGGCACGAGCTCACGCACACGGGCGAACGGCCGTTCCTCTGCTCAGACTGCGGCAAAACGTTCTTCTCGTTCGGCGAGCTGCTGAAACACCAGCGCTACCACACAGGGATCAAACCGTTCCAGTGCTCACACTGCGACAAGAGCTTCACTCAGGCCTGCTACCTGCAGCTGCACACCAGGTACCACACAGGAGTGCGACCCTACACCTGCCCCCAGTGCAACAAGAGCTTCTTCACTTCCTGTCGCCTCAAACGACACGCGCAGATCCACACGGACGAGAAGCCGTTCGAGTGCGCCGAGTGCGGCAAGAGGTTCAGACAGGCGTACGTCCTGAAAGTCCACCGCCGCACTCATTTGGAGAAAGAACTCAGGGTTTAG